The genomic segment AATATGTTCCGGAAATTTTAAGGGTTCAATCCTAATTTTAACTAATGATGATCTAATAACCAATTTACATTGAGAACAAGCATCACACAagaattctttaaattaaagaatattttggtttttcaatGGATCTTTATGAGAATTCTCAATAATTCTTTGcatcattattgaatttatagTTCATTATTACATTGACTTCAATTACACTAGTACTTATGTGGTACAAACTTGAAgataaaagtaatttttctaatatttgtttttttagtagagATATTTAATATGATATGAAGACCATTGTCATTGGCAATCTCAATATGGTACCTATTATGACGTATATCTTTGAAACTTAACATATTGCATATTGATTTAGTAGAGAACAAAGCATTATCAATTATAAATCTTGTTTTCTTAGAAAGCAATATATTACTCTTTTGAAGTTTTCAATCAAGTCTGTTAAACTTGATATTatatttaccttttcttttatctttcttagattataaaaatattgtttatgtcTGAAAATAATGTGTGTCGTTGCACTATCTACTAAGCATATATTTTTACCATTGATATTGAACTCATTTATACTCTAATGCAAGTTCATATTTTCTTcattagaataaataaataaataataagttcATAAGAAGACAAAGTTCTTAAAGTTGCATGTGACAATTATTATAACACAATCCTTTAGATTAAATAAGTCAATATGAAAGGAACAATtcaaaatacattgaaatataCTAGTGTAAAAGAAACACACCCAAatgattaacttaattttaaattttgtcacTCTTATATTTAACTaactaattattatcattactagaaatatcaattttctcATTAGTTTGCTAAAAAACTCAACAACATCAAGATGTGTTCTATTCAAATGGTCAAgataaatatcataattatctACACGTGGGTGAACAAATTTTATTTCCAAGTCCATCTCCAttcttttcaatgaaaaatgatatatatCAACAAGATGTTAGGTCATAAGAAAGGTACGTGATCAATGTCCATTCATTTCACAcctataacaatttttttctattttcttggtACCTTCATTATATATATTCCTCTCgccttttcttgtttcttctcAGTCTGTAAAGGTTTATTAGAATTATGACCATTATAGTTGTAAAAATTAATCTGTTCGCCCATGGCCATGTTTATGGTCTCTACTACGAccataactattattattattattattattattattattatatctcgTAGTATTCACTTCAGGGAATGGAGTTGAACCAGTCAATTGTGATTCATGAGTTTTCATCAAAAGCTCATTATTTGTTCAACCATAATCAGTTCAAAGTATTTCTTAAAACCTCGAGGCATGAAAAgtagataatgtttttttttttaacatatctcTATATAATTTGAGTTTTGAACTGATATTGAACATTGTAGAATTACATTCACTTACCGATTTAAAAGCATGCAATCATAAATGCATTCAATCATAATAAGCTTTGTGGAGAATAATTGTTCTTTGATAGCATATCTTTCTTTCAagttttgcttaaaaaataaagggatatGTGATTATGAGATACTCAATTTTCAACTCCTCTTGAAGATGTTATAAGAAAATCATAACATTTGCCTTATTTACACCAAATGCGTAATAAACATTCGGTCGAATATTGAATAAATTTGttatgaacttaaaaaaaacatgatccaCTTGAATAACTAGAAGGAttcgaaaaaataaattaagtagaTAAacataccttttattttttatccacaAATCAAATATAACTATTTGCTTCAAGATGAAAGCAGTGATGAGTAATTGTGCAGATAATGcattataaaactatatatttagaAACAgacaatatatttaataaagagtaaataaaataactatataacAATAGAGATAGAAGAACACAAAGAGAGCATTCGTACCACTACATTAACTCAACAATACTCTTATTCAAGGTTATGTTTGtttctcggaattcacttttcgggaaatcacttttcaaactttcctgtatttgtttgatattaaaaaggttggtaaatgaaaaacactttccagtcaaagaaaaatttggcttggtttccaggaaagtgttttcctggaaaatttgaacagaaaacactttctgaaagttgtgaaaaaattagaaatgtcatattatttgctgattgtatcaaatttgatcttcaaacttttgattactatatatattttgttttgaatatttattttttaatttcatctcttaaaatttaatttttatattaactttgatcctcatttttataattgttatttgcttttcccttatcatttttttattaaaatttgtttgtctatcaaatttagtccttattcttttgattgttacttattttttttgaaataatttattaaatgttaattattattattttaattttttcatcttttattttttttattttttaggtttgatcTCTATtggtttgattattatttattttatttgagataatttatgaaattatttttttttcaatttcattctcattcaactttttaatttgtaagtcttgttcctcattattttaataaacttgagataaataaaatattaataaattatttttcagctcattttccatgacataaccaaacattggaaaatattctccaatttattttccattactctaccaaacatcagaaaataattcatttttccggaattcactttccaaaaaaaaactactttccaacaaaTAAACAAGGCTTTAGAGTGTAatgtatattaatatttataagctCAAAGGTTAGAAAAAGATGTATAATTCAAATGAATTAAGAgataataaatgaaatgaagaatgaaaaataaataaacgaaCATCCATTTCATAACATGATATTATTTACTTGTTTAGTaactctttgttttctttccccATTGGATTTGGAGGGTCAACTATGAAGTTAACGGATGTGGATTGTTTGTACAAAAGATGAACTGATTTCAAAATCATCTTATCTGGGCTCAAAAAAATTACAGCCATATATAGACCTCAATAATGAAAACATAAACGTAATGGATTCCATGGAACATGAATTTGGAAACTCCACCCCACTTTACAAGCTAGGATTGCTCAACAAAAACAGCTTAACATTCACAaaccaaattatatatatacaacctGCCAAGAGAATTCAAGTCCACAAGAGCAACCCTCTTGCCAAACAAGTTAAATTCATTACATAACATGCACTGCCATGTCCACGAGCATAACTTGAGCTGAAGGACTCAAGTTAGGCAACCCATTCGGGACCTTCCATAGTAAAAGTCACCACTGGGAGAAATACTACCTGTCGCGTCATCAAATTATGGTGGTCAAGCCTTCTGGACTCGAGTCACAACCACGATCAGCAGGACCATAATGGAAAGCAGGAACGAGCTTCTCAGCTTGTCCTCAAATGGATCCTTGTCTCCTGCTGATGTCTTGTCATCAGCTGGTGGCTTAAACAGCTCGTTCACCAGCTTTGTTACTGTCTCGATCACTTCCACAACCCTCACTCTTGTGTTGTCAAATATCCACTTCACAAAATTCAAAGCTGGATTGGTTTCCTCACCAGTCTCGTCTGAGCTCTCAGAAGTTAGTGGATCAGTGTTTTCATCTGCAAATATCATGGAAATTACAATATGAAATACAATATTGCACGCAGGAGCATGCTTTTAATAATCTTGAATGTGGCTCCGTAAGGATGTCATAATTGTTCTGCGTGATTTGTTGTGTTTGCACATCTCATGTACAAGGCAGGCGCCTGAACCTCCAAAGACACGCTTCTAGTGAGAGATGAAGCACATCTAAAATGGTAATGTGGACTCCAAATATAGACCAAGTTGATCTAGTGTTTTAGGTGTTGGTTTTTCCTTATCCTTCCTGCTTAGAATTATTCTAaagttacattaaaaaaaatcattccaaaGCATGAAGTTGTGATGAAAAATTCAAGGGTCAGAGATCCACTTCAAAATGCAGGGCAGTGCTTCACAATAAAAGTATGCATATCCTGTTAACCAGTTACATTGAATATATGACCATTGAAGTTCTATATTACAGACACCCATACAGACCTGCATAGTAGGTTTCCCGCAGCTCTTGAACAACAGCATTATTCAAAACAGCATCCCAAACAGCTTTATCGGATGATATCGAGACAACCATTTTCTGCACAGAAAGgttgcatccttaaaaatatagAAGTAGTTGATCAAACTATAccaaaagattaaaaaccaGCAACATGCTACCACTTTTTCCATTACTTCTTCTcttaaaaggaaaggaaaaaagagaagggTTTTCCATTAGACTGAATAAACATGTTTCTGTTTTCCTTGGTACAGCAAGTGTACTATTGTGCACCACGCTTGAAGTGCACAAAGTTGATTTTTGCTTATGAGAAGGAAGTTTTATCATGCAAGCTTCTGATATATAACTGTCAGCAACACTAGGCACCTGAACAGATGGTTCTGTCAGCAACAAATGGAAAGCTTCATGAACCGTGTGAGATCCATAAGAGTGCAATGCTCTTTGATTACACAGAGCAGGAGAAGGCTCCTTCCAATCGAAATCTGACCCAACTGAAGAAACTTGGCTCAGTACGGTTGGGCTTGAAATTTGATCAGCTATATCCTTGTCCACAGTGCATGCAAATTTATCTCTAATGAGTTGGGAATACAAGGGGGCATCAAATACGCTGCAATATAACAAGCCAAAAAACAGGTTACACATACAATTTGTAACTATCAAGGAAACACCAATTTTGCACAAATttaaagttcatttttttttctccctttagAAGGGGGATAACATTGAACTGATAAAGCAAGATATTCTCATCTATATCACAGcaattaaaagactaaaaaggCAAAAATAATAGGTTTATTTTGAGCCAGAAACTATATTGAGGAAGTGAAATGAAATTGAGAACATAGATCGTTTTGATAGTTTCTGAAAATAGGGCATCCAAAGttcaaccaagaaaaacaagggCTGAGACGGTATCTTGCAGAGTCACAAAAAAACTTCATTCACACAACcacataaaaatatgtttttctacTATATCA from the Populus nigra chromosome 1, ddPopNigr1.1, whole genome shotgun sequence genome contains:
- the LOC133702323 gene encoding uncharacterized protein LOC133702323, with product MFGGSGGGSMLRVFGRAVARAGVTNFQEPISTSTSSSNTTTTTTVTSPRATRKLNSLNNDNNTLSLSSSGSVLSVPISANSGGPISTWCPSFTGSYPDDYEWVSVDGSEDERLVGFNDDFVLGPVPSMDEVHDAVTALTHVFDAPLYSQLIRDKFACTVDKDIADQISSPTVLSQVSSVGSDFDWKEPSPALCNQRALHSYGSHTVHEAFHLLLTEPSVQKMVVSISSDKAVWDAVLNNAVVQELRETYYADENTDPLTSESSDETGEETNPALNFVKWIFDNTRVRVVEVIETVTKLVNELFKPPADDKTSAGDKDPFEDKLRSSFLLSIMVLLIVVVTRVQKA